In one window of Rhodoglobus vestalii DNA:
- the xylB gene encoding xylulokinase, translated as MTLVAGIDSSTQSCKVVVVDAATGTLVRSGRASHPSGTEVDPEAWWSALTEAIAQTGGLDDVSAISVGGQQHGMVLLDATGHVIRPALLWNDTRSAAAAEDLRVEFPDLAERTGSVPVASFTSTKLRWLRDNEPNNAARVAAVCLPHDWLTWRLRGFGVDNPQLDELTTDRSDASGTGYFNSVTNSYDRAVFAAVLGRDRDTSEVLLPRIVAPGESVGTVAGSPVAVACGAGDNAAAALGLGARTGDVVVSIGTSGTVFAVADTQVPDPSGTVAGFADASGHFLPLVATLNAARVLDSTATLLALAHDQLGALALHSAPGADGLVLQPYFEGERTPNLPDATATLFGMTLASTTRESLARAAIEGMLCGLADGLDALLAQGVSATRILLIGGAAHNSAVSTIASQVFSVPVLVPEPAEYVALGAAAQAAWVLAGARPDWNIAATAEPASDFQPIIRQQYARYSTAARTKNAGHLPEQMTRITTK; from the coding sequence ATGACCCTCGTCGCGGGGATCGATTCGTCAACCCAATCCTGCAAGGTCGTAGTTGTGGATGCCGCGACCGGGACGCTCGTCCGCTCCGGTCGCGCATCCCACCCTTCGGGCACCGAGGTGGACCCCGAGGCATGGTGGTCGGCACTCACCGAGGCGATCGCTCAGACCGGTGGACTCGATGACGTCTCCGCAATATCGGTCGGAGGACAGCAGCACGGCATGGTCCTGTTGGATGCCACCGGCCACGTCATCCGCCCCGCTCTGCTCTGGAACGACACCCGCTCTGCAGCCGCAGCTGAGGATCTCCGAGTGGAATTCCCTGATCTTGCTGAACGCACCGGCTCTGTGCCGGTGGCGTCATTCACCTCCACAAAGTTGCGTTGGTTGCGCGACAATGAGCCAAACAACGCCGCCCGGGTTGCCGCAGTCTGCCTGCCACATGACTGGTTGACCTGGCGTTTGCGCGGATTCGGCGTCGACAATCCGCAGCTTGATGAGCTCACGACCGATCGCTCCGATGCCAGCGGCACCGGCTACTTCAATTCGGTGACCAACAGCTATGACCGCGCAGTGTTTGCGGCGGTGCTCGGTCGTGATCGGGACACCTCCGAAGTGCTGCTGCCGCGCATAGTCGCCCCGGGCGAGAGTGTCGGCACAGTCGCTGGCTCCCCCGTGGCTGTTGCGTGCGGCGCCGGAGACAATGCGGCGGCCGCTCTCGGTCTCGGCGCGCGCACCGGTGACGTTGTGGTCTCGATCGGAACCAGCGGCACCGTCTTCGCCGTTGCCGACACGCAGGTACCCGACCCCTCGGGAACTGTCGCCGGCTTCGCCGATGCGAGCGGCCATTTTCTTCCGCTCGTCGCAACCCTGAATGCGGCACGCGTGCTCGACAGCACCGCCACCCTCCTCGCACTAGCGCACGACCAACTGGGCGCGTTGGCTCTGCACTCCGCCCCCGGTGCTGACGGTCTCGTGCTCCAGCCCTACTTTGAAGGCGAACGCACCCCGAACCTTCCGGATGCCACGGCAACCCTGTTCGGTATGACACTGGCATCGACCACGCGCGAGTCACTGGCGCGTGCCGCGATCGAGGGCATGCTGTGTGGACTCGCTGATGGCCTCGACGCCCTGCTGGCGCAAGGAGTTTCGGCTACACGCATCCTGCTGATTGGCGGTGCTGCCCACAACTCCGCCGTCTCGACAATCGCGTCGCAGGTGTTTAGCGTGCCGGTCCTGGTGCCTGAGCCGGCTGAGTATGTTGCGCTCGGTGCCGCAGCCCAGGCCGCGTGGGTGCTCGCCGGGGCCCGACCAGACTGGAACATCGCCGCGACGGCAGAGCCGGCATCCGACTTTCAACCTATTATTCGGCAGCAGTATGCGCGCTACTCAACAGCGGCACGCACGAAAAACGCGGGCCACCTGCCTGAGCAGATGACCCGCATCACAACGAAATAA
- the xylA gene encoding xylose isomerase yields the protein MTTQPTPADKFSFGLWTVGYNGADPFGGPTRAPLDVVHAVEKLAKLGAYGLTFHDDDLFAFGSTAAERQKQIDRLKQALSDTGLIVPMVTTNLFSAPVFKDGGFTSNDRGVRRFAMRKAMQQLALGVELGAKTFVMWGGREGAEYDSAKNVRAALERYREALNLFGDHVTEKGYDIRFAIEPKPNEPRGDILLPTVGHAMAFIETLERPALFGVNPEVGHEQMAGLNFTSGIAQALYQDKLFHIDLNGQRGIKYDQDLVFGHGDLHNAFSLVDLLENGGPGGGQSYTGPRHFDYKPSRTEDETGVWDSAAANMRTYLLLKERAAAFRADPDVQEALTAARVFELSENTLDENESYDDLLADRSSYEDFDHDAYFNGKGFGFVRLQQLATEHLMGAR from the coding sequence ATGACTACACAACCCACCCCCGCCGACAAATTCTCATTCGGTCTCTGGACTGTTGGCTACAACGGGGCAGACCCATTTGGTGGCCCCACCCGCGCACCGCTGGATGTCGTTCACGCGGTCGAGAAGCTCGCCAAGCTTGGCGCCTATGGGCTTACCTTCCACGACGACGATCTCTTCGCGTTCGGCTCCACCGCAGCCGAACGCCAAAAACAGATCGATCGCCTAAAACAGGCATTGAGCGACACCGGACTCATCGTTCCGATGGTCACCACCAATCTGTTCAGTGCCCCAGTATTCAAAGACGGCGGCTTCACCTCCAACGATCGCGGCGTACGTCGCTTTGCCATGCGCAAAGCAATGCAACAACTCGCACTCGGCGTTGAACTCGGCGCGAAGACTTTCGTCATGTGGGGCGGGCGCGAAGGCGCAGAGTATGACTCGGCAAAGAACGTTCGGGCGGCGCTCGAGCGCTACCGCGAAGCCCTCAACCTGTTTGGCGACCATGTCACCGAAAAGGGCTACGACATCCGCTTTGCCATTGAGCCCAAGCCCAACGAGCCCCGCGGCGACATCTTGCTACCCACCGTTGGTCACGCGATGGCTTTCATCGAAACCCTCGAACGCCCCGCACTGTTCGGGGTGAACCCCGAAGTCGGTCACGAGCAGATGGCCGGACTCAACTTCACCTCGGGTATCGCCCAAGCTCTCTACCAAGACAAACTCTTCCACATCGACCTCAACGGCCAGCGCGGCATCAAATACGACCAAGACCTCGTCTTTGGCCACGGCGATCTGCACAACGCGTTCTCGCTCGTCGATCTCCTCGAAAACGGTGGACCCGGCGGCGGCCAGAGCTACACCGGCCCACGCCACTTCGACTACAAGCCGAGCCGCACCGAAGACGAGACCGGCGTGTGGGATTCTGCCGCAGCCAACATGCGCACCTACCTGCTGCTCAAAGAACGCGCCGCAGCATTCCGTGCAGATCCTGACGTGCAAGAAGCTCTCACCGCTGCGCGAGTCTTCGAACTCTCGGAGAACACCCTCGACGAGAATGAAAGCTATGACGACCTTTTGGCAGACCGCTCATCGTACGAAGACTTTGACCACGACGCGTACTTCAACGGCAAGGGATTCGGATTCGTGCGCCTGCAGCAGCTGGCAACCGAGCACCTCATGGGCGCTCGCTAA
- a CDS encoding TauD/TfdA family dioxygenase: MRVARSKESDITVHELQSSLFTVDSATAEAIRAAAERITAHPNESPDDFGRQALAAAFSLPEEVRAAVLNFAEVGSEAGIMVVRGLYVDEGLTDTPLNNKSGLGASTVFAKEMGMLAHLLGSMVAYEAEGNGHLIQDMVPNPKLAVTQQSQGSKVELEAHTEQCFSVFKPDYVILGALRGDENAKTYAFSGRKLVQHLSPEEVAKLRQPLWATTIDESFQPYIPRPDDVRGPFPILTGPEDDPYILVDQDLMHGITAEAQRLLGKVVETYIEHRDAHVLQPGDLLMLDNLRAMHGRSMYAPRFDGKDRFIARGFVVRDRRKLWPQLLGDRRTLAAIHS; the protein is encoded by the coding sequence TTGCGCGTCGCACGAAGCAAGGAGAGCGACATTACCGTTCACGAGCTCCAATCGAGCCTTTTTACTGTTGACTCAGCCACTGCCGAAGCAATTCGCGCCGCTGCCGAGCGCATTACTGCGCATCCGAATGAGAGCCCGGATGACTTTGGTCGCCAGGCTCTCGCTGCGGCGTTTAGCTTGCCCGAAGAGGTTCGTGCCGCTGTTCTGAATTTTGCTGAGGTTGGTTCTGAGGCGGGAATCATGGTGGTGCGTGGACTCTACGTCGATGAAGGCCTCACAGATACCCCGCTCAACAACAAGAGTGGACTGGGGGCTAGCACCGTATTCGCTAAAGAGATGGGCATGTTGGCTCACTTGCTCGGAAGCATGGTCGCTTACGAAGCTGAGGGCAACGGTCACCTCATCCAAGACATGGTCCCCAACCCGAAGCTTGCGGTAACGCAGCAGTCGCAGGGTTCAAAGGTGGAGCTTGAAGCCCACACCGAGCAGTGTTTCTCGGTGTTCAAGCCCGATTACGTGATTCTTGGAGCCTTGCGCGGTGACGAGAACGCAAAGACCTATGCTTTCTCGGGCCGCAAGCTCGTTCAGCACCTTTCCCCTGAAGAGGTCGCTAAGCTGCGCCAGCCGCTGTGGGCCACCACGATCGATGAGTCTTTCCAGCCATACATCCCGCGCCCGGATGACGTGCGTGGCCCCTTCCCGATCCTCACCGGACCGGAAGACGACCCGTATATCTTGGTCGATCAAGACCTCATGCATGGCATCACCGCTGAAGCGCAGCGACTGCTGGGCAAGGTAGTTGAGACCTACATCGAGCACCGGGATGCTCACGTGCTGCAGCCGGGTGACTTGCTGATGCTCGACAACCTGCGTGCGATGCATGGTCGCTCAATGTATGCGCCCCGCTTTGATGGCAAGGACCGTTTTATTGCGCGCGGTTTCGTTGTGCGTGACCGTCGCAAGCTCTGGCCACAGCTGCTTGGAGACCGCCGCACGCTAGCGGCGATTCACAGCTAG